From the Actinomadura luzonensis genome, the window GCATCGCGCGGGCGTGCTCGACCGGGATCAGGTAGTCGCGGGTGTTGCCGACGACCAGCGTGGGCGCGGTGATCTTCGGGAGCAGGTCGCGGACGTCCGCCTTCAGGTCCAGCTCGATCTGGCGGAGCGTGCCGGGCGGCGCCTCCCCCATGAGCGCCGCGGTCCCGGCCGCGCGGACGAACTCCGGGCTGAAGGCCACCAGCGGCCCGTACGCGGCGAAGCTCTCGGGGTCGGTGCGGGCCAGCCGCGCCCAGGTGCGCAGGCCCAGTTCGAGACGGTCGTCGGCGAGGTGCGTCCAGCCCGCGATGAGGATCAGCCGCCGGACCAGCTCGGGCCGCTCGGCGGCGAGCTTCGCGGCCACGACCGCGCCCAGGGAGAAGCCGACCAGGTCGGACGGGCCCTCGAAGGCCGCGGCGACCTGCCCGGCGAGCAGGTCCAGCGTCAGCTCGCCGCCGGGGTCGGCGCTCGCGCCGCTGCCCGCGTAGTCGGGCGTGATGACGGTGCGGAGGTCGGCCAGGCCGGGCACGAGGTGGGCCCAGTTGGTGGCGGCGTCGCCGCCGGTGCCGTGGACCAGGACCAGGCCGGGGCCCTCGCCCGCCCGGCCGTAGTGGACGGGTCCCGCGGGGTGCTGTGCGATGGGCATGTCCGCTCCTCAGAGGTTGCCGCCGCCGGTGGCGTCGATCGTGCTGCCGGTGATGAAGCTCGCCTGCGGGGAGGCGAGGAAGGCGACCGCGCCGGCGATCTCCTCGGGGCGGCCGACGCGGCCGAGCGCGTGCCGGCTCGCCGCGTACGCGGCCGCCTCGGGGTCGCCGCGCAGCCAGGCGGCGTTGGCGTCGGTGTCGATGATGCCGGGGGCGACGTCGTTGACCGTGATGCCGCGCGGCCCGAGCTCCTTGGCCAGGGCCAGGGTGAACGTGCGCAGGGCGCCCTTGGTCATCGCGTAGGCGATGCCCTCGGGGAAGGCGATGCGGGTCGCGCCGGAGGTGATCGTGATGATCCGGCCGCCGTCCGGGATCAGCGGCAGCAGCCGCCTGGTCAGGAAGAACGGGCCTTTGACGTTGACCGCGAAGACCCGGTCGTAGGTCTGCGGCGTCTCCTCGGCGATCGGGCCGGAGCCGGCGATGCCGGCGTTGTTGACCAGCACGTCCAGCGCCGGGAAGGCGTCCGCGACGTGGTCGGCGAGCCGTTCGGTGTCCGCCGGGTCGCCGAGGTCGGCGCGGACGGCGAAGGCGCTGCCGCCCGCCTGTTCGATGCGGCCGGTCACCTCCTTGGCGGCGGTGTCGTCGGCGGTGTAGGTGAGCGCGACGCGGAAGCCGTCCGCGGCCAGGCGCAGCGCGACGGCGCGGCCGATCCCTCTGCTGCCGCCCGTCACGAGGGCAGTCCTCATCCCTGGATCCCCTTTCTGTAGTGATCGCTACAGAAACCATAATATAGCGAT encodes:
- a CDS encoding alpha/beta fold hydrolase, whose product is MPIAQHPAGPVHYGRAGEGPGLVLVHGTGGDAATNWAHLVPGLADLRTVITPDYAGSGASADPGGELTLDLLAGQVAAAFEGPSDLVGFSLGAVVAAKLAAERPELVRRLILIAGWTHLADDRLELGLRTWARLARTDPESFAAYGPLVAFSPEFVRAAGTAALMGEAPPGTLRQIELDLKADVRDLLPKITAPTLVVGNTRDYLIPVEHARAMHAAIPGSEYAELDSGHVVLHERPAEITALIRGFLTRELPGES
- a CDS encoding SDR family NAD(P)-dependent oxidoreductase; amino-acid sequence: MRTALVTGGSRGIGRAVALRLAADGFRVALTYTADDTAAKEVTGRIEQAGGSAFAVRADLGDPADTERLADHVADAFPALDVLVNNAGIAGSGPIAEETPQTYDRVFAVNVKGPFFLTRRLLPLIPDGGRIITITSGATRIAFPEGIAYAMTKGALRTFTLALAKELGPRGITVNDVAPGIIDTDANAAWLRGDPEAAAYAASRHALGRVGRPEEIAGAVAFLASPQASFITGSTIDATGGGNL